The following proteins are encoded in a genomic region of Arachis stenosperma cultivar V10309 chromosome 4, arast.V10309.gnm1.PFL2, whole genome shotgun sequence:
- the LOC130974944 gene encoding uncharacterized mitochondrial protein AtMg01250-like has product MVNGAPSKLFKMERGLRQGDPLSPFLFVPIVDVLNRMIGEVVRNRRISPLLVGRDNLELSHLQFADDTILFCPPEEETVRNYKRLLMCFEVMSELSINFDKSSLILAN; this is encoded by the coding sequence ATGGTTAATGGGGCACCATCGAAACTGTTCAAGATGGAAAGAGGGCTTCGGCAAGGTGACCCGTTATCACCATTTCTATTCGTCCCCATTGTAGATGTGTTGAATAGGATGATCGGGGAGGTGGTAAGGAATAGGAGAATATCTCCTCTATTAGTCGGTAGAGATAATTTAGAGTTATCACACCTTCAGTTTGCTGATGACACTATATTATTCTGTCCACCAGAGGAGGAGACAGTGAGAAACTACAAGAGACTTCTGATGTGTTTTGAAGTCATGTCTGAGTTGAGCATTAACTTTGATAAGTCTAGCTTGATACTGGCCAATTAA